The Plasmodium knowlesi strain H genome assembly, chromosome: 14 genome has a segment encoding these proteins:
- a CDS encoding mitochondrial carrier protein, putative yields MEHFHNFVTGALSGVTVDAVLYPIDSIKTNAQAKKSFSFSDIKKLYSGILPTLVGTVPASAFFYCFYELSKKLLTENRENISKTNLYLISTSVAEITACTVRVPFEIVKQRMQVSGNTSVLRTIYEVTQREGLMSFLGKSYFVMIVREIPFDCIQYFLWETLKEKAKKDFGKFSKKYPSITSAICGGLAGGIAGFLTTPLDVIKSRQIIYGKSYIETVTEIAEEGYMTFYRGCCFRSLYLFFGGLIFFGSLRFFSFKKE; encoded by the exons ATGGAGCACTTTC ACAATTTTGTAACGGGAGCCCTATCTGGAGTGACCGTTGACGCCGTTCTGTACCCCATTGACAGCATAAAAACGAATGCTCAGGCCAAAAAatctttctcattttctgACATAAAGAAGTTGTATAGTGGGATTTTGCCAACCTTAGTTGGAACAGTTCCAGCTAGCGCTTTCTTTTACTGCTTCTATGAATTATCCAAGAAGTTACTGACAG aaaatagagaaaatataAGCAAAACGAATTTGTACTTAATTTCAACAAGCGTGGCGGAGATTACAGCTTGTACAGTGAg GGTGCCATTCGAAATAGTGAAGCAGAGAATGCAGGTGTCTGGAAATACTTCCGTGTTAAGGACAATCTACGAAGTCACGCAAAGGGAAGGCCTGATGTCTTTTTTAGGAAAAAGCTATTTCGTTATGATCGTTCGGGAAATTCCCTTTGACTGCATTCAATACTTCCTGTGGGAAACCCTTAAGGAAAAGGCCAAGAAAG aTTTTGGCAAATTTTCCAAGAAGTACCCCTCAATAACGTCAGCCATATGCGGCGGACTTGCAG GTGGAATCGCTGGGTTTTTAACTACCCCTTTGGACGTGATAAAGTCTAGGCAAATTATATAC GGGAAATCCTACATAGAAACTGTCACAGAGATTGCAGAAGAAGGATATATGACATTCTACAGAGGATGCTGTTTTCGGTCGCTCTACTTATTCTTTGGGGGGCTCATCTTCTTTGGGTCCCTTagatttttctcctttaaaaaggaatag